A genomic segment from Glycine soja cultivar W05 chromosome 20, ASM419377v2, whole genome shotgun sequence encodes:
- the LOC114403146 gene encoding glutamine--tRNA ligase, which produces MPAKDDGSDKEKCLDLFLKIGLDERTAKNTVANNKVTANLTSVIDEAGATDGCSRTVGNFLYTVATKYPANALPHRPTLLQYIVSLKVKTTAQLDAALSFLATTGSENLDLDRFEEACGVGVEVSEEDIKQAVSEVVEENKATILELRYRTNVGELLGHVRKRLPWGDAKVAKQLVDAKLYELLGDRTAADDEKPSRKKKEKPAKVEDKAAPVSTPEKSPEEDVNPFLIFPNPEENFKVHTEVPFSDGSILRCCNTRDLLDKHLKATGGKVLTRFPPEPNGYLHIGHAKAMFIDFGLAKDRDGGCYLRYDDTNPEAEKKEYIDHIEEIVQWMGWKPFKITYTSDYFQELYELAVELIKKGHAYVDHQTPDEIKEYREKKLNSPWRDRPISESLKLFEDMKNGSIEEGKATLRMKQDMQSDNYNMYDLIAYRIKFTPHPHAGDKWCIYPSYDYAHCIVDSLENITHSLCTLEFETRRASYYWLLHALGIYQPYVWEYSRLNVSNTVMSKRKLNRLVTEKWVDGWDDPRLMTLAGLRRRGMTPTAINAFVRGIGITRSDGTLISVERLEYHVREELNKTAPRAMVVLHPLKVVITNLEANSAIEVDAKKWPDAQADDASAFYKIPFSNVVYIEHSDFRMQDSKDYYGLAPGKSVILRYAFPIKCTEVILADDNETILEIRAEYDPSKKTKPKGVLHWVAQPSPGVDPLKVEVRLFERLFLSENPAELDNWLGDLNPNSKVIIPDAYGVSSIQNAKVGDNFQFERLGYFVVDRDSTSEKLVFNRTVTLKGSYSKGGK; this is translated from the exons ATGCCGGCGAAGGACGACGGCTCCGACAAGGAGAAGTGCCTCGATCTCTTTCTCAAGATCGGCTTAGACGAGCGCACGGCTAAAAACACGGTCGCCAACAACAAAGTCACTGCCAATCTCACTTCCGTCATCGACGAG GCCGGTGCTACTGATGGATGCAGCCGAACGGTCGGAAATTTTCTTTACACG GTTGCGACGAAGTACCCTGCAAATGCCTTGCCGCATCGCCCAACATTACTACAGTACATTGTCTCGTTAAAG GTGAAAACAACTGCCCAGTTAGATGCAGCATTATCATTTCTTGCTACCACAGGCTCCGAGAATCTTGATTTGGACCGGTTTGAAGAAGCTTGTGGTGTTG GTGTTGAGGTTTCAGAAGAAGATATCAAACAAGCTGTTAGTGAAGTTGTTGAGGAGAACAAGGCTACAATTTTGGAGCTACGTTATCGAACAAATG TGGGTGAGTTGCTGGGGCATGTGCGCAAGAGGCTGCCATGGGGTGATGCAAAAGTTGCCAAG CAACTTGTTGATGCAAAACTATATGAACTACTTGGTGATCGGACAGCAGCAGATGATGAAAAGCCTTctagaaagaagaaggagaaacctGCTAAAGTAGAG GATAAGGCAGCTCCTGTTTCTACCCCTGAAAAGTCACCTGAAGAAGACGTTAATCCATTTTTAATATTCCCTAATCCAGAGGAAAATTTCAAG GTGCATACTGAAGTGCCTTTTAGTGATGGTAGTATTTTGAGATGTTGCAATACAAGAGATCTGCTTGACAAACACTTAAAAGCAACAGGTGGAAAAGTCTTGACCCGGTTTCCACCCGAACCTAATGGATATTTGCATATTGGCCATGCAAAA GCAATGTTTATTGATTTTGGGTTGGCGAAAGACAGGGATGGAGGTTGCTATCTGAG GTATGATGATACAAATCCTGAAGCAGAAAAGAAAGAGTATATTGATCATATTGAAGAAATTGTCCAGTGGATGGGTTGGAAACCATTTAAG ATTACTTACACAAGTGATTACTTCCAAGAATTGTACGAATTAGCAGTGGAGCTCATAAAAAAGGGTCATGCTTATGTTGATCATCAG ACACCTGATGAGATAAAGGAGTATAGGGAGAAGAAACTGAACAGTCCTTGGAGAGACAGACCAATTTCAGAGTCATTGAAACTCTTTGAGGATATGAAAAATGGCAGTATCGAAGAAGGAAAAGCCACTCTTAGAATGAAGCAGGACATGCAGAGTGATAACTACAATATGTATGACCTTATTGCATATAGAATTAAG TTTACCCCACACCCTCATGCTGGAGACAAATGGTGTATCTATCCAAGTTATGATTATGCACACTGCATTGTGGATTCTCTAGAGAATATCACACATTCA CTGTGTACACTTGAATTTGAGACACGTCGTGCATCATACTATTGGTTGTTGCATGCGTTAGGCATTTACCAACCTTATGTGTGGGAGTATTCAAGGTTGAATGTCTCTAACACAGTTATGTCAAAGCGTAAG CTAAATCGTCTAGTTACAGAGAAGTGGGTTGATGGGTGGGATGATCCTCGTTTGATGACACTAGCTGGTTTGCGGCGTAGAGGCATGACCCCAACTGCAATCAATGCTTTTGTCCGAGGAATTGGAATAACTAGAAG TGATGGCACTTTGATTTCTGTGGAACGCCTTGAATATCATGTTAGGGAAGAATTGAACAAAACAGCACCTCGTGCAATGGTTGTCCTACATCCACTCAAG GTTGTCATTACTAATCTTGAAGCCAACTCAGCAATTGAGGTTGATGCAAAGAAATGGCCTGATGCTCAAGCTGATGATGCTTCTGCTTTCTACAAG ATTCCATTTTCCAATGTTGTATATATTGAACATTCGGACTTCCGGATGCAAGATTCAAAAGATTATTATGGCCTTGCTCCTGGGAAATCTGTGATACTCAG ATATGCATTTCCTATAAAGTGCACTGAAGTTATTCTAGCTGATGATAATGAGACTATTCTTGAAATTCGAGCCGAGTATGATCCTTCAAAGAAGACCAAGCCTAAG ggGGTTCTCCATTGGGTTGCTCAACCTTCTCCTGGAGTTGATCCATTGAAGGTGGAAGTCAGATTGTTTGAGAGGCTATTCCTATCAGAG AATCCCGCTGAACTTGACAACTGGCTTGGCGATTTGAACCCAAATTCCAAAGTGATAATTCCCGATGCATATGGTGTGTCTTCCATACAGAATGCAAAAGTTGGGGACAATTTCCAATTTGAAAGATTAG GCTATTTTGTGGTTGACCGGGACTCGACATCAGAAAAACTTGTTTTTAATAGGACTGTCACCTTAAAGGGCAGCTATAGCAAAGGTGGAAAGTAG
- the LOC114402576 gene encoding uncharacterized protein LOC114402576, translated as MAVEVCSEISSTGISPRISFSHDLKNTEDASVRVEDPHRGSDLCLLDSSSDFVFCITNGLAQQLSSADELFSNGKIIPTEIKRVSNKPSQSQLATTEKIQKKRLKEFLSASSDEAENEEEKPSSKYFWQFKRSSSLNFDTTRGNGLIRSLQFLSRSNSTGSAPNPKQTELPRETHKQRLQKQSSVSSRRSSSSSSSSSTYYFYSSSQKPFLKKNGGSSGNGVRISPVLNLPQAYIPKATARFFGFGSLFCNGKSKRNKK; from the coding sequence ATGGCAGTAGAAGTGTGCTCCGAGATATCCAGCACGGGAATCAGCCCTCGAATCTCATTCTCACACGATCTGAAGAACACAGAGGATGCATCGGTTCGTGTTGAAGATCCTCACCGTGGATCAGACTTGTGCCTCTTGGACTCAAGCTCTGACTTCGTGTTCTGCATCACCAATGGCTTAGCTCAACAACTCTCTTCAGCCGATGAACTCTTCTCCAATGGAAAAATTATCCCGACGGAGATCAAGAGAGTTTCCAACAAACCTTCTCAATCTCAACTTGCAACCACGGAAAAGATTCAAAAGAAGAGGCTCAAGGAGTTCTTGTCTGCATCCTCTGATGAAGCAGAGAACGAAGAAGAGAAGCCATCTTCCAAGTATTTCTGGCAATTCAAGCGCAGCAGCAGTTTGAATTTCGATACTACTCGTGGGAATGGCTTGATTCGCTCACTGCAGTTCCTATCACGAAGCAACTCAACTGGTTCGGCGCCGAATCCGAAACAAACAGAGCTTCCGAGGGAAACTCACAAACAGAGGCTGCAGAAACAGTCCTCTGTTTCAAGTAGAAGGTCATCATCTTCCTCTTCGAGTTCAagtacatattatttttatagttcGTCTCAAAAgccttttttaaagaaaaacggTGGATCTTCTGGTAATGGTGTTAGGATTAGTCCTGTATTGAATCTACCGCAAGCATATATTCCCAAGGCCACTGCCAGATTTTTTGGATTTGGTTCTCTGTTCTGTAATGGAAagagtaaaagaaataagaaatag